A window from Peromyscus eremicus chromosome 1, PerEre_H2_v1, whole genome shotgun sequence encodes these proteins:
- the LOC131902678 gene encoding vomeronasal type-1 receptor 4-like: MTDSELSVRVVILSLTIIGFLGNSLLLYHYLFLYLARYRLRSTDWVLMHLIVANILTVLFKGVPHTMAAFGLTDFLNDTGCKLVFSFHRISRGVCIGSTCFLSVFQAIIISPRDYKYSELKINSHKYIRYSMYLNWAIHFLISTVNLVHVRAKYGNDSTANLKSYLYCYSVRHDQTSDILYAVLLSAPDILFLGLMLWASVSMVITLYKHKQRMQQMPRANISSRSSPESRASKTILLLVITFVSFYTLSSACQFLGALVYNPRLSLVHVTAMASLFSPLFVLFSS; encoded by the coding sequence ATGACAGACAGTGAGCTGTCTGTAAGAGTGGTCATCTTGTCTCTGACTATTATTGGATTTCTGGGGAATTCCTTGCTTCTCTACCACTATCTGTTTCTTTACCTAGCAAGGTACAGGTTAAGGTCTACAGACTGGGTTCTGATGCACCTGATTGTAGCCAACATCTTAACTGTCCTATTTAAAGGAGTGCCACACACAATGGCAGCTTTTGGATTGACAGATTTCCTCAATGATACTGGATGCAAATTGGTATTCTCTTTTCACAGAATAAGTAGGGGTGTTTGTATTGGCAGTACCTGCTTCCTCAGTGTCTTTCAGGCCATCATTATCAGCCCCAGGGACTACAAGTATTCAGAGcttaaaataaattcacacaaGTACATCCGTTACTCTATGTACCTGAACTGGGCAATTCATTTCCTTATAAGCACTGTCAATCTTGTGCATGTGAGGGCAAAATACGGAAATGATAGCACAGCAAATCTGAAATCCTATTTATACTGCTATTCTGTCCGTCATGACCAAACTAGTGACATCCTGTATGCAGTATTGCTGTCAGCTCCTGATATTCTTTTTCTGGGACTCATGCTATGGGCCAGTGTCTCAATGGTCATCACACTGTACAAGCACAAGCAAAGGATGCAGCAAATGCCCAGGGCCAACATCTCCTCCAGATCCTCCCCTGAGTCCAGAGCCTCTAAAACCATCCTTCTCCTGGTCATTACCTTTGTCTCCTTTTACACACTCTCTTCTGCCTGTCAATTCCTTGGGGCTCTTGTGTATAATCCCAGATTGTCTCTGGTGCATGTGACTGCAATGGCCTCCCTTTTTTCCCCACTGTTTGTCCTTTTCTCTTCATGA